One Chionomys nivalis chromosome 4, mChiNiv1.1, whole genome shotgun sequence genomic region harbors:
- the Ackr2 gene encoding atypical chemokine receptor 2 isoform X1: MPVLRRGVSDTAVTLGAPRLGRSQLCIWKVKEGWPGVTSAMPTKASPLPLTTSSENSSSVYDYDYLDDVTVLVCRKDEVLSFGRVFLPVIYSLIFVLGLAGNLLLLVVLLRYTPRRRMIELYLLNMAISNLLFVVTMPFWAISVVWHWVFGSFMCKVVSVLYTINFYSGIFFITCVSLNKYLEIVHAQPLHRPQTRFRNLLLIAAVWTTALAISVPEMVFVKVHQTSDGVWHCYADFGGHATVWKLYLRFQQNLLGFLLPFLAMVFFYSRIGCVLVRLRPPGQGRALRMAAALVVAFFLLWFPYNLTVFLHSLLDLHVFGNCQISHSLDYTMQVTESLAFFHCCFTPILYAFSSRRFRQYLKAFLAAVLRWHRDPGPAQALPSSHSESSRVTAQEDVVSMNDLGERQADDSLNKGHTGTD, encoded by the coding sequence AACTTCAGCCATGCCCACCAAAGCGTCCCCCCTGCCACTCACCACCAGCTCCGAGAACAGCAGCTCCGTCTACGACTATGATTACCTGGACGATGTGACCGTCTTGGTCTGCAGGAAGGATGAGGTCCTGTCCTTTGGGAGAGTCTTTCTGCCGGTCATCTACAGCCTGATCTTTGTGCTGGGCTTGGCTGGGAACCTCCTCCTCCTGGTGGTACTTCTCCGCTACACACCGCGAAGACGGATGATCGAGCTCTACCTGCTGAACATGGCCATCTCCAACCTCTTGTTTGTAGTGACGATGCCCTTCTGGGCCATCTCTGTGGTCTGGCATTGGGTTTTTGGCAGTTTCATGTGTAAGGTGGTGAGTGTTCTCTACACGATTAACTTTTACAGCGGCATCTTTTTTATCACTTGCGTGAGCCTGAACAAATACCTGGAGATCGTTCATGCTCAGCCTCTCCACAGACCGCAGACCCGGTTCAGGAACCTGCTCCTCATTGCCGCAGTGTGGACCACAGCCCTGGCCATCTCTGTCCCAGAGATGGTCTTTGTCAAGGTCCACCAGACCTCAGATGGCGTGTGGCACTGTTACGCGGATTTTGGCGGACACGCGACCGTTTGGAAGCTCTACCTGCGCTTCCAGCAGAACCTTCTGGGGTTTCTCCTCCCATTCTTGGCCATGGTCTTTTTCTATTCCCGCATCGGCTGTGTTTTGGTCAGGCTGAGGCCGCCAGGCCAGGGCCGGGCTCTGAGGATGGCCGCAGCCCTGGTGGTAGCtttcttcctgctctggttcccgTACAACCTCACCGTGTTTCTGCACTCGCTCTTGGACCTGCACGTCTTCGGGAACTGCCAGATCAGCCACTCTCTGGACTACACGATGCAGGTGACGGAGAGCCTGGCCTTCTTCCACTGCTGCTTCACGCCAATCCTCTATGCCTTTTCCAGCCGCCGCTTCCGGCAGTATCTGAAAGCTTTCCTGGCTGCCGTGCTGAGATGGCACCGGGACCCTGGCCCTGCCCAGGCCCTGCCATCTAGCCATTCGGAGAGCAGCAGGGTTACTGCCCAAGAAGATGTGGTCAGCATGAATGACCTGGGAGAGAGGCAGGCTGATGACTCCCTTAACAAGGGGCATACGGGGACTGATTAG
- the Ackr2 gene encoding atypical chemokine receptor 2 isoform X2, giving the protein MPTKASPLPLTTSSENSSSVYDYDYLDDVTVLVCRKDEVLSFGRVFLPVIYSLIFVLGLAGNLLLLVVLLRYTPRRRMIELYLLNMAISNLLFVVTMPFWAISVVWHWVFGSFMCKVVSVLYTINFYSGIFFITCVSLNKYLEIVHAQPLHRPQTRFRNLLLIAAVWTTALAISVPEMVFVKVHQTSDGVWHCYADFGGHATVWKLYLRFQQNLLGFLLPFLAMVFFYSRIGCVLVRLRPPGQGRALRMAAALVVAFFLLWFPYNLTVFLHSLLDLHVFGNCQISHSLDYTMQVTESLAFFHCCFTPILYAFSSRRFRQYLKAFLAAVLRWHRDPGPAQALPSSHSESSRVTAQEDVVSMNDLGERQADDSLNKGHTGTD; this is encoded by the coding sequence ATGCCCACCAAAGCGTCCCCCCTGCCACTCACCACCAGCTCCGAGAACAGCAGCTCCGTCTACGACTATGATTACCTGGACGATGTGACCGTCTTGGTCTGCAGGAAGGATGAGGTCCTGTCCTTTGGGAGAGTCTTTCTGCCGGTCATCTACAGCCTGATCTTTGTGCTGGGCTTGGCTGGGAACCTCCTCCTCCTGGTGGTACTTCTCCGCTACACACCGCGAAGACGGATGATCGAGCTCTACCTGCTGAACATGGCCATCTCCAACCTCTTGTTTGTAGTGACGATGCCCTTCTGGGCCATCTCTGTGGTCTGGCATTGGGTTTTTGGCAGTTTCATGTGTAAGGTGGTGAGTGTTCTCTACACGATTAACTTTTACAGCGGCATCTTTTTTATCACTTGCGTGAGCCTGAACAAATACCTGGAGATCGTTCATGCTCAGCCTCTCCACAGACCGCAGACCCGGTTCAGGAACCTGCTCCTCATTGCCGCAGTGTGGACCACAGCCCTGGCCATCTCTGTCCCAGAGATGGTCTTTGTCAAGGTCCACCAGACCTCAGATGGCGTGTGGCACTGTTACGCGGATTTTGGCGGACACGCGACCGTTTGGAAGCTCTACCTGCGCTTCCAGCAGAACCTTCTGGGGTTTCTCCTCCCATTCTTGGCCATGGTCTTTTTCTATTCCCGCATCGGCTGTGTTTTGGTCAGGCTGAGGCCGCCAGGCCAGGGCCGGGCTCTGAGGATGGCCGCAGCCCTGGTGGTAGCtttcttcctgctctggttcccgTACAACCTCACCGTGTTTCTGCACTCGCTCTTGGACCTGCACGTCTTCGGGAACTGCCAGATCAGCCACTCTCTGGACTACACGATGCAGGTGACGGAGAGCCTGGCCTTCTTCCACTGCTGCTTCACGCCAATCCTCTATGCCTTTTCCAGCCGCCGCTTCCGGCAGTATCTGAAAGCTTTCCTGGCTGCCGTGCTGAGATGGCACCGGGACCCTGGCCCTGCCCAGGCCCTGCCATCTAGCCATTCGGAGAGCAGCAGGGTTACTGCCCAAGAAGATGTGGTCAGCATGAATGACCTGGGAGAGAGGCAGGCTGATGACTCCCTTAACAAGGGGCATACGGGGACTGATTAG